In SAR202 cluster bacterium, one genomic interval encodes:
- a CDS encoding 6-bladed beta-propeller: MPVTTIAAGRAFTYVSNIGKISRSALGFRHPIGLARGANDVLYVGNWGDEPQPNCRITKCVVGTQDWIMDIGQAGSGEGQFLWPGGLVADKNEVLYVTDQANNKIVGYSKDGKYVAQWGKGGSGDGEFSGPSGIAVDKNDNFWIVDTRNHRVQKFNKSGKFLSKFGVHGNLNGQLNMPWGIALDKDTNVYVADWGNSRVQKFSPEGKYLMTFGKPGKGKGEIDHPSAVFVDQDGDVYVADWGNNRVVIFEADGTYLTTLLGDANTLSVWAKMGVDANPDVKKALERADLEPMWRLWRPAAILVDDQHRVFIAEAQHMRVQIYKKDPKHQEAQFTL, encoded by the coding sequence ATGCCAGTAACCACAATTGCAGCAGGCCGAGCGTTCACGTACGTGAGCAACATCGGCAAGATATCGCGTTCAGCCCTAGGCTTTCGCCATCCCATAGGGCTGGCCCGCGGCGCCAACGACGTCCTTTACGTTGGAAACTGGGGAGACGAGCCTCAGCCCAACTGCCGCATCACCAAGTGCGTCGTTGGGACGCAGGACTGGATAATGGACATAGGCCAGGCGGGCAGCGGAGAAGGCCAATTCCTATGGCCTGGCGGGCTGGTGGCGGATAAGAACGAAGTCCTCTATGTCACCGACCAGGCCAACAATAAGATCGTCGGGTATAGCAAGGACGGCAAATACGTGGCGCAGTGGGGCAAGGGCGGTTCGGGGGACGGGGAGTTTTCCGGTCCCAGCGGCATCGCCGTCGATAAGAACGACAACTTCTGGATAGTAGACACTCGGAACCATCGAGTGCAGAAGTTCAACAAGAGCGGTAAATTTCTGTCCAAGTTCGGCGTCCATGGAAACCTCAACGGCCAGCTAAACATGCCCTGGGGTATCGCTCTGGACAAGGACACGAATGTTTATGTAGCGGACTGGGGCAACAGCCGCGTGCAGAAGTTCAGCCCTGAAGGCAAGTACCTGATGACCTTCGGCAAACCTGGCAAGGGTAAGGGCGAGATTGACCACCCCAGCGCTGTCTTTGTTGATCAGGATGGCGACGTATACGTGGCCGACTGGGGCAACAACCGCGTGGTCATCTTCGAAGCTGATGGCACTTACCTGACTACTCTCCTAGGCGACGCCAACACCCTTTCGGTGTGGGCCAAGATGGGTGTAGACGCAAACCCTGACGTCAAGAAGGCGTTGGAACGCGCTGACCTGGAGCCTATGTGGCGCCTGTGGCGTCCCGCCGCCATTCTGGTGGACGACCAGCATCGGGTCTTCATAGCCGAGGCGCAGCACATGCGTGTCCAAATATACAAGAAGGACCCAAAGCACCAGGAAGCCCAGTTCACCCTGTAG
- a CDS encoding aldo/keto reductase — translation MDFGKTGMKVTQLGYGALEVRGVASEDPRARMPSEEHAGRILNAVLDSGINFIDTAWCYGRSEEMMGKFISKRRKEYFLAAKTGHGHCSAGKYASYKKQDLIDCFDESLRNLKTDYVDFLQLHNPTAEDVQMEGAIEQMQKFKQQGKARFIGASSVIPHLDKHLATGAWQGFQLPYSALEPEHHDMLTKLSKAGCGTVIRGGVAKGEPESKAALEARRFSVGGKRWDIFEQTKLDELRGEGESRTAFLLRFTMSHPHVHTTIVGTQNPDHLKENVAAAEKGPLPKKTYDEAKKRLANIGLKHGG, via the coding sequence ATGGACTTCGGAAAGACAGGCATGAAAGTAACCCAGTTGGGTTACGGGGCCCTGGAGGTCCGGGGCGTCGCGTCTGAGGACCCTCGCGCTCGAATGCCCAGCGAGGAACATGCCGGACGTATCCTTAACGCAGTGCTGGACTCCGGCATCAACTTCATCGACACCGCCTGGTGCTATGGGCGCAGCGAAGAGATGATGGGCAAGTTCATATCGAAGCGCCGCAAGGAGTACTTCCTGGCGGCCAAGACCGGCCACGGCCATTGCAGCGCCGGTAAGTACGCTTCTTACAAGAAGCAGGACTTGATCGACTGCTTCGATGAGAGCCTGCGGAACCTCAAGACTGACTACGTGGACTTCCTGCAGCTCCACAACCCTACCGCAGAGGACGTGCAGATGGAGGGCGCCATTGAGCAGATGCAGAAGTTCAAGCAGCAGGGCAAGGCGCGATTCATCGGCGCGTCCAGCGTGATACCGCACCTGGACAAGCACCTGGCTACCGGCGCGTGGCAGGGTTTCCAGCTCCCATACTCGGCGCTGGAGCCTGAGCACCACGACATGCTGACCAAACTGTCCAAGGCCGGCTGCGGGACGGTTATTCGCGGCGGGGTGGCGAAGGGGGAGCCGGAGTCCAAGGCGGCGCTGGAGGCCCGGCGGTTCAGCGTCGGCGGGAAGCGATGGGACATCTTCGAGCAGACGAAGCTGGACGAGCTTAGGGGCGAGGGCGAGAGCCGGACCGCCTTCCTGCTGCGTTTCACCATGTCCCACCCCCATGTGCACACAACGATTGTCGGCACGCAGAACCCGGACCACCTGAAGGAGAACGTGGCCGCCGCTGAGAAGGGGCCGCTACCCAAGAAGACCTACGATGAGGCGAAAAAGCGCCTGGCTAATATAGGGCTGAAGCACGGCGGGTAG